In Ruania zhangjianzhongii, the following proteins share a genomic window:
- a CDS encoding flavin reductase family protein, with amino-acid sequence MSALSESDSARGGTAPETAGAPGDQLAGEDFKRVFRQHPAGVAVITLAAEHGPVGFTATSVISVSATPPMLAFAIASSSSSWQALRQADTVLVHFLDAASAHLSAQFARRGTDRFAGVAAERLPGGEPLLTDAAAWLRARVVDRVRTGESHLVTLHALEAQIDRAERPLVYHDRTYHGIGAHTRL; translated from the coding sequence GTGAGTGCACTGAGTGAGTCCGACAGTGCCCGGGGTGGCACAGCGCCCGAGACTGCCGGCGCACCGGGCGACCAGCTGGCCGGTGAGGACTTCAAGCGCGTATTCCGCCAGCACCCGGCCGGCGTCGCGGTGATCACGCTGGCCGCGGAGCACGGCCCCGTCGGGTTCACTGCGACCAGCGTGATCTCAGTCTCGGCCACTCCCCCGATGCTCGCGTTCGCCATCGCCTCGAGCTCCTCGTCCTGGCAGGCGCTGCGGCAGGCGGACACCGTGCTGGTGCACTTCTTGGATGCGGCCAGTGCGCACCTGTCCGCCCAGTTCGCCCGGCGCGGCACGGACCGGTTCGCCGGGGTGGCTGCCGAGCGGCTACCCGGCGGGGAACCGCTGCTGACCGATGCCGCCGCGTGGCTGCGCGCGCGGGTGGTCGATCGGGTCCGCACTGGGGAGAGCCACCTGGTCACGTTGCACGCTCTGGAAGCCCAGATCGACCGGGCCGAGCGGCCGCTGGTCTACCACGACCGCACCTACCACGGCATCGGCGCGCACACCCGCCTGTAG
- a CDS encoding LLM class flavin-dependent oxidoreductase has protein sequence MAFTRSHLSETRTDSVATEPAPAAQPRAARLARSRQQTSLIALDLSGAGAPREWRRAADSDAESFIMGRLAGLASLADNGGVDLITLDETFHAAGLRRRDDWLDGAVAASRLSRHTTAATLVAAVPLGRSRADHVAGAIASVHRASAGRAGWQLETGGGLAPRAVDSVISAWGERSARPQVVVPVRDAVDGELAAARADVARLSVATFEEAHAARTAIRQAAADWGRDPDEIRVLVDVQTVVSADRPSARARWDLLTSLETLPRAVPLRSLGTAADLADLWSSWVHRGGADGFTVIPASVPTDVAALVHEVVPALQARGLRKPRRAAVDRPATTRRTAARATARARV, from the coding sequence ATGGCTTTCACGCGCTCACACCTGTCCGAGACCCGCACCGACTCCGTCGCTACGGAACCGGCGCCCGCCGCCCAGCCTCGAGCCGCTCGGCTCGCCCGCTCGCGCCAGCAGACCTCGCTGATCGCGCTCGACCTGTCCGGTGCCGGTGCGCCGCGGGAATGGCGCCGTGCCGCCGACTCCGACGCCGAGTCCTTCATCATGGGCCGGTTGGCCGGTCTAGCTTCGTTGGCCGATAACGGCGGCGTGGACCTGATCACCCTGGACGAGACCTTCCACGCTGCCGGTCTGCGCCGTCGCGATGACTGGCTCGACGGTGCGGTGGCCGCCTCCCGACTGTCCCGGCACACCACCGCAGCCACCCTGGTGGCTGCGGTGCCGCTCGGGCGTTCTCGCGCCGATCACGTGGCCGGGGCGATCGCCAGCGTGCACCGGGCCAGTGCCGGCCGTGCCGGGTGGCAGCTGGAGACCGGCGGGGGGCTCGCCCCCCGCGCGGTGGATTCGGTGATCAGTGCCTGGGGGGAGCGTTCGGCCCGCCCGCAGGTGGTGGTTCCGGTGCGAGATGCCGTCGACGGCGAGCTGGCGGCCGCCCGAGCAGATGTCGCCCGGCTCTCTGTGGCCACGTTCGAGGAGGCGCACGCCGCACGGACTGCGATCCGTCAGGCGGCCGCAGACTGGGGCCGGGACCCCGATGAGATCCGGGTTCTGGTGGACGTGCAGACCGTGGTCTCTGCCGACCGGCCGAGCGCGCGAGCCCGGTGGGACCTGCTCACCTCGTTGGAGACGCTGCCGCGGGCGGTCCCACTGCGTTCGCTGGGCACTGCTGCGGACCTGGCCGACCTGTGGAGCTCCTGGGTGCACCGCGGCGGCGCCGACGGGTTCACCGTGATCCCAGCCTCGGTGCCCACCGATGTGGCCGCGCTGGTGCACGAGGTGGTTCCGGCCCTGCAGGCGCGGGGGCTGCGCAAACCGCGCCGAGCGGCGGTGGACCGCCCGGCGACCACCCGCCGCACCGCCGCCCGGGCGACGGCGCGCGCCCGGGTCTGA
- a CDS encoding glutamate-5-semialdehyde dehydrogenase has product MSVQTDQRPGTDEGEEQQAQAGVQELAVQARAAARALRSATTATKNTALERIADALVAAAPQIIAANAIDTQRESDAGMSPGLVDRLRLDEARIAGIAQAVRELAALPDPVGEVVRGQSLPNGLTVRQTRVPMGVVGMIYEARPNVTVDAAGLALKSGNAVLLRGGSAAQESNAVIVAVLREALESTGLPAAAVATVDPYGRAGARALMRARGLVDVLVPRGGSGLIQTVVRESMVPVIETGVGNCHLYVDAAADLEQALPILINAKTQRVGVCNTIETLLVHEQVAAEFLPSALAALTAAGVHIHGDEATAALLRADATFSPATDEDWGTEYLSLDLAVRVVPDLDEALEHIRTWSSGHTEAICTTDLRAVQRFTTELDSAALMVNASTRFTDGGQLGLGAELGISTQKLHARGPMGLAELTTTTWIVQGDGHVRP; this is encoded by the coding sequence ATGAGCGTGCAGACCGATCAGCGCCCGGGCACCGACGAGGGCGAGGAGCAACAGGCCCAGGCCGGCGTGCAGGAACTGGCTGTCCAGGCTCGGGCCGCCGCCCGTGCACTGCGCAGCGCCACCACTGCCACCAAGAACACCGCGCTGGAACGGATCGCCGACGCGCTCGTGGCCGCGGCACCGCAGATCATCGCCGCGAACGCGATCGACACCCAGCGTGAGTCCGACGCCGGGATGAGCCCGGGCCTGGTGGACCGGCTCCGGCTGGACGAGGCCCGCATCGCCGGTATCGCCCAGGCCGTGCGCGAGCTCGCCGCACTCCCGGACCCGGTCGGGGAGGTGGTCCGCGGCCAAAGTCTGCCGAACGGCCTGACCGTGCGCCAGACCCGGGTACCGATGGGTGTGGTCGGGATGATCTACGAGGCTCGCCCGAACGTGACCGTGGATGCCGCGGGACTGGCGTTGAAGAGCGGTAACGCCGTGCTGCTGCGGGGTGGATCGGCGGCGCAGGAGTCAAACGCCGTGATCGTGGCAGTGCTCCGCGAGGCGCTGGAATCCACCGGTCTGCCCGCCGCTGCGGTGGCGACCGTCGATCCCTACGGGCGCGCTGGCGCGCGGGCGCTGATGCGCGCTCGCGGACTGGTGGATGTGCTCGTTCCACGTGGCGGGTCCGGGCTGATCCAGACCGTGGTGCGGGAGTCGATGGTGCCCGTGATCGAGACAGGGGTGGGCAACTGCCACCTGTACGTGGATGCCGCTGCGGACCTGGAGCAGGCCTTGCCGATCCTGATCAACGCAAAGACGCAGCGGGTCGGCGTCTGCAACACCATCGAGACCCTGTTGGTGCACGAGCAGGTGGCGGCCGAGTTCCTGCCCTCTGCATTGGCCGCGTTGACCGCCGCGGGGGTGCACATCCACGGCGATGAGGCGACCGCAGCGCTCCTTCGGGCCGATGCCACGTTCTCTCCGGCTACCGACGAGGACTGGGGCACCGAGTACCTCAGCCTGGATCTGGCGGTACGCGTGGTGCCAGACCTGGACGAGGCGCTGGAGCACATCCGCACCTGGTCCTCCGGGCACACCGAGGCGATCTGCACCACCGACCTGCGCGCGGTGCAGCGGTTCACCACCGAGCTGGACTCTGCCGCCCTGATGGTGAACGCCTCCACACGATTCACCGACGGCGGCCAGCTCGGCCTGGGCGCCGAGCTCGGCATCTCCACGCAGAAGCTGCATGCTCGGGGCCCGATGGGTCTGGCCGAGCTGACCACCACCACCTGGATCGTGCAGGGCGACGGGCACGTGCGCCCCTGA
- a CDS encoding SGNH/GDSL hydrolase family protein, which produces MARPVRSARQRRLPTPPALVLLLGLLWALAGCSSPGTEGESASSGTEQTTGAEQTTGTDAATGSDQDELSIAVVGDSITQASATTFAPGELSEDSWVSYAVGDPIELAGGWARWGATTAEMAAHAGPVDADVLVILAGTNDLAVGTETGQVAADLQRIADTVGADQVLLCGVPPIDARPEVVPPFNEFLTETAEANGWAWVDPAAGIRTDGTFAPGMSVDGVHPTQAGATQIGTEVREVLLAEFGSPG; this is translated from the coding sequence ATGGCACGACCGGTCCGGTCCGCCAGGCAGCGCAGACTGCCCACCCCGCCGGCGCTGGTGCTGCTTCTCGGACTGCTGTGGGCGCTTGCTGGATGTTCCTCGCCCGGCACAGAGGGGGAGAGCGCCTCTTCTGGCACCGAGCAGACCACCGGCGCGGAGCAGACCACCGGAACCGATGCGGCCACTGGCAGCGATCAGGACGAGCTGAGCATCGCGGTGGTGGGTGACTCGATCACGCAGGCCTCGGCCACAACGTTCGCCCCAGGTGAACTGAGCGAGGACTCCTGGGTGAGTTACGCCGTCGGCGATCCGATCGAGCTGGCCGGCGGCTGGGCGCGCTGGGGCGCGACGACGGCCGAGATGGCCGCCCATGCCGGCCCGGTGGACGCGGACGTCCTGGTGATCCTGGCCGGCACCAACGACCTGGCGGTGGGTACGGAGACCGGCCAGGTCGCCGCCGATCTGCAGCGGATCGCGGACACGGTGGGTGCCGACCAGGTGCTGCTGTGCGGTGTGCCGCCGATCGATGCCCGGCCGGAGGTGGTGCCGCCGTTCAACGAATTCCTGACCGAGACGGCTGAGGCGAACGGCTGGGCCTGGGTGGACCCGGCGGCGGGCATCCGCACCGACGGGACGTTCGCACCGGGGATGAGTGTGGACGGCGTCCACCCCACCCAGGCGGGTGCCACCCAGATCGGCACTGAGGTGCGGGAAGTGTTGCTGGCCGAGTTCGGTTCGCCGGGCTGA
- the nadD gene encoding nicotinate-nucleotide adenylyltransferase — MISSERTPTRVGIMGGTFDPIHHGHLVAASEVADEFDLDEVVFVPTGAQPFKLDRPVTLAEHRYLMAVVATASNPRFGVSRVDIDRPGVTYTIDTLRDLQGEYPNAELFFITGADALGQILSWKDVDELWQLAHFVGVTRPGHRLDTENLPSGEYSLHEIPAMAISSTDCRERVRAGKPVWYLVPDGVVQYIGKHGLYKDPATFHQGPKEVQV; from the coding sequence ATGATCAGTTCTGAGCGCACGCCCACCCGGGTGGGCATCATGGGCGGTACCTTCGATCCGATCCACCACGGCCACCTGGTGGCTGCGAGTGAGGTGGCGGACGAGTTCGACCTGGATGAGGTGGTGTTCGTGCCGACCGGTGCGCAGCCATTCAAGCTGGATCGGCCGGTGACCCTGGCCGAGCACCGCTATCTGATGGCTGTGGTCGCCACGGCATCGAATCCACGGTTCGGGGTGTCCCGCGTGGACATCGACCGGCCCGGCGTGACCTACACGATCGATACGCTGCGGGACCTGCAGGGGGAGTACCCGAACGCCGAGTTGTTCTTCATCACCGGGGCGGACGCCCTCGGGCAGATCCTGTCCTGGAAGGACGTGGACGAGCTGTGGCAGCTGGCGCACTTCGTCGGCGTGACCCGGCCCGGGCACCGGCTGGACACCGAGAACCTGCCCAGCGGGGAGTACTCGCTGCATGAGATCCCGGCGATGGCGATCTCCTCCACCGACTGCCGGGAGCGGGTGCGCGCCGGTAAACCGGTGTGGTACCTGGTACCGGACGGTGTGGTGCAGTACATCGGCAAGCACGGGTTGTACAAGGACCCGGCGACCTTCCACCAAGGTCCCAAGGAGGTGCAGGTGTGA
- the rsfS gene encoding ribosome silencing factor → MPADDRSRHLAVVAARAAADLKAREVIALDVSERLVLTDVFVVTSGSTERQVRAIVDTVEEAMHAEGVKALRREGVTEGRWVLLDYGDIVVHVQHDEDRVFYALERLWKDCPVVELPEDARGASGESGESTAEA, encoded by the coding sequence GTGCCCGCCGATGACCGTTCCCGTCACCTGGCCGTGGTGGCCGCTCGTGCCGCCGCCGACCTGAAGGCCCGGGAGGTGATCGCCCTCGACGTGTCCGAACGGCTCGTGCTCACCGATGTGTTCGTGGTGACCTCCGGCTCCACCGAACGTCAGGTACGCGCGATCGTGGACACCGTCGAGGAAGCGATGCACGCCGAAGGCGTCAAAGCCCTCCGCCGCGAAGGTGTGACCGAAGGGCGTTGGGTGCTGCTGGACTACGGCGACATCGTGGTACACGTCCAGCACGACGAGGACCGCGTGTTCTACGCACTGGAACGGCTGTGGAAGGACTGCCCGGTGGTGGAACTCCCGGAGGATGCCCGCGGCGCAAGCGGGGAGAGCGGCGAGAGTACGGCCGAGGCGTGA
- a CDS encoding histidine phosphatase family protein, with protein MSASTVLLWRHGQTDYNAGGKLQGQVDIALNEIGRAQAAAAAEVLMRVQPVRIVSSDLSRAHATAQSLAERVGIDVHLDERLRERGFGEWEGLTHPEIAERWPEQFQVWTGGGHPDGVGAETRGGTGQRLAAAVREQAAAMDGGVLVVTSHGAAISSGITSLLGLDAEDWRGITGLGNCHWSVLRENPGSEPDWRLTAHNVGLEGPDFTHGPSIR; from the coding sequence GTGAGCGCCTCGACGGTACTGCTGTGGCGGCACGGGCAGACCGACTACAACGCCGGCGGCAAGCTGCAAGGGCAGGTGGACATCGCTCTGAACGAGATCGGACGCGCGCAGGCCGCCGCCGCGGCCGAGGTGCTGATGAGGGTACAGCCGGTACGTATCGTCAGCTCGGACCTGAGCCGGGCGCACGCTACCGCCCAGTCGCTGGCCGAGCGGGTCGGTATTGACGTGCACCTGGACGAGCGGCTGCGCGAGCGCGGGTTCGGGGAGTGGGAAGGCCTCACGCATCCGGAAATCGCCGAGCGGTGGCCGGAGCAGTTCCAGGTCTGGACCGGTGGCGGTCACCCGGACGGGGTCGGCGCCGAGACCCGCGGTGGCACGGGGCAGCGACTCGCCGCGGCAGTGCGCGAGCAGGCCGCAGCCATGGACGGCGGTGTGTTGGTGGTCACGTCCCACGGAGCGGCGATCAGCTCGGGCATCACTAGCCTGCTCGGTCTGGATGCCGAGGATTGGCGCGGAATCACGGGCCTGGGCAACTGTCACTGGTCCGTCCTGCGGGAGAATCCGGGGTCTGAACCGGACTGGCGCCTGACGGCGCACAACGTTGGGCTGGAAGGTCCTGATTTCACACACGGGCCGAGCATCCGCTAA
- a CDS encoding sulfite exporter TauE/SafE family protein — protein sequence MTVLALILIGILTGLTTVLFGFGGGFVTVPVIVWADAAAGGAAGTVAVATSAVVMVINASVATSSTHRSTLARLRGRLPLLFLLALGGLLGAILALAVPAEITSWGFVLYLTLTIVDVLARPGFLRPAGHAKGASTRIAIPTVLGTPIGAVAAFLGVGGSVMTVPVLRRSGLPMGQATALANPLTLTISVPASLVFLAAQHTADIHGAVFAVGIVDLGAAALLLLGAVPVIVALRRRPPRIRDGAHAWTYVGLLLLVLVAMLASLI from the coding sequence GTGACAGTCCTCGCGCTCATTCTCATCGGCATCCTGACCGGCTTGACGACCGTGCTGTTCGGCTTCGGAGGCGGGTTCGTCACCGTACCTGTCATCGTGTGGGCTGATGCCGCGGCCGGTGGCGCAGCGGGCACAGTCGCGGTGGCGACTTCGGCAGTCGTTATGGTGATCAACGCGTCCGTGGCCACCTCGTCCACGCACCGTTCGACACTCGCACGATTGCGCGGCCGGTTACCTCTCCTTTTCCTGCTCGCTCTCGGCGGACTACTCGGCGCGATACTCGCGCTGGCCGTCCCCGCTGAGATCACCTCATGGGGTTTCGTTCTCTACCTCACGCTCACCATCGTTGATGTCCTCGCTCGACCGGGGTTCCTCCGCCCCGCCGGCCACGCGAAAGGCGCCTCCACACGGATCGCGATCCCGACCGTACTAGGCACACCGATCGGAGCCGTTGCCGCATTCCTCGGAGTCGGCGGATCCGTCATGACCGTCCCGGTTCTACGCCGCTCCGGCCTCCCTATGGGACAGGCCACAGCACTGGCGAATCCGCTTACACTCACGATCAGCGTTCCGGCCAGTCTCGTATTCCTCGCCGCCCAACACACAGCGGACATCCACGGAGCCGTGTTCGCGGTCGGGATCGTAGACCTCGGCGCTGCGGCGCTTCTCCTTCTTGGCGCCGTTCCTGTCATTGTGGCCTTGCGTCGTCGACCACCCCGCATCCGTGACGGAGCACACGCGTGGACCTACGTGGGCTTACTTCTCCTGGTGCTAGTTGCAATGCTTGCGTCCTTGATCTGA
- a CDS encoding AraC family transcriptional regulator, with protein MKLAEVDALPAAVLPIATVYPPDHLLIWHEHRRAQFLCAATGTMQVETDEGAWTVPTERAVLIPPHTRHQVQMLGVETNSLYIDPAAVPEWPNACRVVEVGALLHELLRTAVDIDPRGEIGERDSTVLTLILHELSRLAEVPLHVPIPPEEPFGRLCRQYLAVPDLAVGNSQWAREAGMSERTLTRKFRDEIGMSPAAWRSRARLLAAIPLLRHQSVTDVAARLGYATPAAFSYAFTRAFHVAPSRLSR; from the coding sequence GTGAAGCTCGCAGAGGTGGATGCTCTACCGGCCGCAGTGCTGCCGATCGCGACTGTCTATCCACCGGACCACCTGCTGATTTGGCATGAGCACCGCCGCGCGCAGTTCCTCTGCGCGGCGACCGGGACGATGCAGGTTGAGACCGATGAAGGCGCTTGGACGGTGCCGACCGAGCGCGCAGTACTGATCCCGCCACACACGCGACACCAGGTGCAGATGCTCGGTGTGGAGACCAACAGCCTCTATATCGACCCCGCAGCTGTCCCCGAGTGGCCGAACGCCTGTCGCGTGGTCGAGGTCGGAGCTTTACTACATGAACTGCTGCGGACTGCAGTCGACATCGACCCTCGAGGCGAGATCGGCGAGCGCGACAGCACGGTGCTCACTCTGATCCTGCACGAATTGTCCCGACTCGCCGAAGTTCCCCTGCACGTGCCGATCCCGCCCGAGGAGCCGTTTGGTCGCTTGTGCCGCCAGTACCTCGCGGTTCCGGACCTCGCTGTTGGGAACTCCCAATGGGCGCGCGAAGCTGGGATGAGCGAGCGGACGCTGACCCGCAAATTCCGCGACGAGATCGGGATGAGCCCTGCAGCCTGGCGGTCCCGAGCCAGACTCCTCGCCGCCATCCCGCTCCTGCGTCACCAGAGCGTCACTGACGTGGCCGCCCGACTCGGCTACGCGACGCCCGCAGCGTTCTCCTACGCCTTCACTCGTGCTTTCCATGTCGCTCCATCGCGACTCAGCCGCTAA
- a CDS encoding RNA polymerase sigma factor has protein sequence MNEPFEKAVQRHGATVLRVCRAVLGAGPDADDAWSETFLAALRSWPDLDEATNVDAWLVRVAKRKAVDIARKRARHAVPTGELPEQPSRAGIPGAGDHELWQAVAALPERQRLALAYHYLGGLAHAETAELIGGSAAAVRRAAADGIKALRQQPSFDEPRRGADR, from the coding sequence ATGAACGAGCCGTTCGAGAAAGCCGTCCAGCGGCACGGCGCCACCGTGCTCCGGGTCTGCCGTGCCGTGCTCGGAGCCGGGCCGGATGCCGACGACGCGTGGTCGGAGACCTTCCTCGCGGCCCTGCGCAGCTGGCCCGACCTGGACGAGGCCACGAACGTCGATGCGTGGCTGGTGCGGGTGGCCAAGCGCAAGGCCGTGGACATCGCCCGCAAGCGGGCACGGCATGCGGTCCCGACCGGTGAGTTGCCCGAGCAGCCGTCCCGGGCCGGGATCCCGGGAGCTGGTGACCACGAGCTGTGGCAGGCCGTCGCGGCCCTGCCCGAACGGCAACGGCTCGCGCTCGCCTACCACTACCTCGGCGGGCTCGCGCACGCCGAGACCGCCGAGCTGATCGGCGGGAGCGCCGCAGCCGTACGCCGAGCCGCCGCCGATGGCATCAAGGCCTTGAGACAGCAGCCGTCGTTCGACGAACCCAGGAGAGGAGCAGACCGATGA
- a CDS encoding methylated-DNA--[protein]-cysteine S-methyltransferase, with protein MTEKTESGPGREERPGEGGPERLFPVSATELDRLHIRLVERAQDEELLDVAYRTIDSPVGPLLLAATAKGLVRVAYQREGFEAVLDTLATRVSPRVLESPARLDPVATELEEYFTGTRHSFDLALDHTLSTGFRQLVQRHLPQIGYGHTQTYQQVAALVGNPRAVRAVGSACATNPLPVVVPCHRVLRTDGSLGGYIGGLAAKTALLDLERAA; from the coding sequence ATGACCGAGAAGACCGAGAGCGGCCCCGGCCGCGAGGAACGACCCGGCGAGGGCGGTCCGGAGCGCCTGTTTCCCGTCTCCGCGACCGAGCTGGACCGGCTGCACATCCGCCTCGTCGAGCGCGCGCAGGACGAGGAGCTGCTCGACGTCGCCTACCGCACGATCGACTCCCCGGTCGGGCCGCTGTTGCTGGCGGCGACGGCGAAGGGGCTGGTCCGGGTGGCCTACCAGCGCGAGGGGTTCGAGGCGGTGCTGGACACACTCGCCACCAGGGTCAGCCCTCGGGTGCTGGAGTCCCCGGCGCGACTCGATCCGGTCGCCACCGAGCTGGAGGAGTACTTCACCGGTACCCGGCACAGCTTCGACCTGGCGCTGGACCACACGCTGTCCACCGGCTTCCGGCAGCTCGTGCAGCGTCACCTGCCGCAGATCGGGTACGGCCACACCCAGACCTACCAGCAGGTCGCCGCCCTGGTCGGTAATCCGAGGGCGGTCCGCGCCGTCGGGAGCGCCTGTGCGACGAACCCGCTCCCGGTGGTGGTGCCCTGCCACCGCGTGCTGCGCACCGACGGCAGCCTGGGTGGCTACATCGGCGGACTGGCAGCGAAGACGGCGTTGCTCGACCTGGAACGAGCCGCCTAA
- the phnA gene encoding phosphonoacetate hydrolase gives MTARTFTVNERTYTMPDAPVVVICIDGSEPEYHLEAIKAGRMPWLAKTLDASGSSWEAHCAMPALTNPNNLSIATGHPPAVHGISGNYIFDTETGEEVLMNDSRFLRVPTIFGAANDAGLDVVVVTAKDKLRQLLGAGVVESGPSLEGTGEFVAPRRTGICFSAEKADRATLAENGIENVLDLVGRPLPSVYSADLSVFALAAGVEILETRGADLMYLSLTDYIQHKHAPGTQAANDLYAEIDRYAAALDALGAVVVLTADHGMSAKTDASGAANVLFVEEEVRRILDSTDVEPGTDDLRVILPITDPYTVHHGALGSFASVYLPEGADRDATIAALREIPGVESALSREQAAETYALPADRIGDIVVLGTAATAVGRYAAWHDLSGLDAPLRSHGGLGELQIPFLINRRLPRPEQLSVPFGQPAYVHNYDAFWVATSLLTQHTAAPAA, from the coding sequence GTGACCGCCAGGACGTTCACTGTGAACGAGCGCACCTACACCATGCCGGACGCCCCGGTCGTGGTCATCTGCATCGACGGCAGCGAACCCGAGTATCACCTGGAGGCGATCAAGGCCGGCAGGATGCCGTGGCTGGCCAAGACCCTGGACGCTTCCGGCTCCTCCTGGGAGGCGCACTGCGCGATGCCCGCGCTGACCAACCCGAACAACCTGTCCATCGCCACCGGTCACCCGCCGGCGGTGCACGGCATCAGCGGCAACTACATCTTCGACACCGAGACCGGTGAGGAGGTGCTGATGAACGACTCGCGCTTCCTGCGGGTCCCGACGATCTTCGGCGCCGCCAACGATGCCGGTCTGGACGTGGTCGTGGTGACCGCGAAGGACAAGCTGCGCCAGCTGCTCGGCGCCGGCGTCGTCGAGTCAGGGCCCAGCCTGGAGGGCACCGGCGAGTTCGTGGCCCCGCGCCGCACCGGCATCTGCTTCTCCGCGGAGAAGGCCGATCGCGCCACGCTGGCCGAGAACGGCATCGAGAATGTGCTCGACCTGGTCGGTCGCCCGCTGCCGAGCGTCTACTCCGCCGACCTGAGCGTGTTCGCGCTGGCGGCCGGCGTCGAAATCCTCGAGACCCGCGGTGCGGACCTGATGTACCTCTCGCTGACCGACTACATCCAGCACAAGCACGCCCCCGGCACCCAGGCCGCCAACGACCTGTACGCCGAGATCGACCGCTACGCCGCTGCGCTGGACGCGCTGGGTGCCGTGGTGGTGCTCACCGCCGACCACGGGATGAGCGCCAAGACCGATGCGTCCGGGGCTGCGAACGTGCTGTTCGTCGAGGAGGAGGTGCGCCGCATCCTCGACAGCACCGACGTCGAACCCGGTACGGACGACCTGCGGGTGATCCTGCCGATCACCGACCCCTACACCGTGCACCACGGTGCGCTCGGCTCGTTCGCGAGCGTCTACCTGCCCGAGGGGGCCGATCGGGACGCCACCATCGCCGCTCTGCGGGAGATCCCTGGCGTGGAGAGCGCCCTCTCCCGCGAGCAGGCGGCCGAGACCTATGCCCTGCCCGCCGACCGGATCGGCGACATCGTGGTGCTCGGGACAGCAGCGACCGCCGTCGGCCGGTACGCCGCCTGGCACGATCTCTCCGGCCTGGACGCACCCCTGCGCTCCCACGGTGGGCTCGGTGAGCTGCAGATCCCGTTCCTGATCAATCGCCGACTGCCCCGACCGGAGCAGCTGAGCGTGCCGTTCGGCCAACCGGCGTACGTGCACAACTACGACGCGTTCTGGGTCGCGACTTCCCTTCTCACCCAGCACACGGCAGCTCCGGCCGCGTGA